Proteins encoded together in one Erinaceus europaeus chromosome 11, mEriEur2.1, whole genome shotgun sequence window:
- the CDC7 gene encoding cell division cycle 7-related protein kinase isoform X2, protein MEASLGIQMDEPVTFSPLCDQLQADGSLKKYEQNFKKSGIRKDIEKLYEAVPQLGHVFKIKDKIGEGTFSSVYLATAQLQVGREEKIALKHLIPTSHPIRIAAELQCLTVAGGQDNVMGVKYCFRKNDHVVIAMPYLEHESFLDILNSLSFQEVREYMFNLFKALKRIHQFGIVHRDVKPSNFLYNRHLKKYALVDFGLAQGTHDTKIELLKFVQSEAQQEISQTKSHVISGNKISLSGPATSKELDQQPITKTSVKRPYTNAQIQNKQGKDGKIMKQSKTVDVLSRKLATKKKALSTKVTSSGAVRKTANSCPASLTCDCYATDKVCSICLSRRQQVAPRAGTPGFRAPEVLTKCPNQTTAIDMWSAGVIFLSLLSGRYPFYKASDDLTALAQIMTIRGSTETIQAAKTFGKSILCSKEVPAQDLRKLCEKLRGINANASRLTGDMQRSTCQDPNFSEKTDQKVSHLIQTSQTQHSENSFCKEDSNGCGGHYDSCTTNLEGWDEVPDEAYDLLDKLLDLNPTSRITAEEALLHPFFKDMNL, encoded by the exons GAATTAGAAAAGACATTGAGAAGCTTTATGAAGCTGTCCCACAGCTTGGTCatgtgtttaagattaaggaCAAAATTGGAGAAG GTACTTTTAGCTCTGTTTACTTAGCCACTGCACAGTTACAAGTAGGACGTGAAGAGAAAATTGCTCTCAAACACTTAATTCCAACAAGTCATCCTATAAGAATTGCAGCAGAACTCCAGTGTCTAACAGTGGCTGG GGGACAAGACAATGTCATGGGAGTTAAATACTGCTTTAGGAAAAATGACCATGTGGTTATTGCTATGCCATATCTGGAGCATGAGTCCTTTTTG GATATTCtgaattctctttcctttcaagaAGTACGGGAATACATGTTTAATTTATTCAAAGCTTTGAAACGTATTCATCAGTTTGGTATTGTCCACCGTGATGTTAAGCCCAGCAATTTTCTATATAATAGACATCTGAAAAA GTATGCTTTGGTAGACTTTGGTTTGGCCCAAGGAACCCATGATACGAAAATTGAGCTTCTCAAATTTGTGCAGTCTGAAGCTCAGCAGGAAATTTCACAAACTAAATCTCATGTAATCTCGGGAAACAAGATTTCATTGAGTGGCCCAGCAACATCTAAGGAGCTGGATCAGCAGCCCATCACAAAAACTTCTGTTAAAAGGCCCTACACAAATGCACAAATTCAGAATAAACAAGGAAAAGATGGAAAG ATTATGAAGCAGTCGAAGACGGTAGATGTACTATCTAGaaagttagcaacaaaaaagaaggCTCTTTCTACAAAAGTCACAAGTAGTGGTGCAGTGAGGAAAACTGCCAATTCTTGCCCAGCTAGCCTGACCTGTGATTGTTATGCAACAGATAAAGTTTGCAGTATTTGCCTTTCAAG GAGGCAGCAGGTTGCACCAAGGGCAGGTACACCAGGATTCAGAGCACCAGAGGTCTTGACAAAGTGCCCCAATCAAACTACAG CAATTGAcatgtggtctgcaggtgtcatattCCTTTCTTTACTTAGTGGACGATATCCATTTTATAAAGCAAGTGATGATTTAACTGCTTTGGCTCAGATTATGACAATTCGTGGATCCACAGAAACTATCCAGGCTGCTAAAACTTTTG gcaAGTCAATATTATGCAGCAAAGAAGTTCCAGCGCAGGACCTGCGAAAACTCTGTGAGAAGCTCAGGGGTATAAATGCAAATGCTTCCAGATTAACAGGCGATATGCAAAGGTCTACTTGTCAAGACCCAAATTTTTCAGAGAAGACTGACCAGAAAGTTTCTCACCTCATACAAACATCTCAAACTCAGCACTCGGAAAACTCATTCTGTAAAGAGGATAGTAATGGCTGCGGGGGTCATTATGATTCATGTACTACCAATTTAGAAGGCTGGGATGAGGTACCTGATGAAGCTTATGACCTGCTTGACAAACTTCTAGATCTAAATCCAACTTCAAGAATTACAGCAGAAGAAGCTTTGTTGCATCCATTTTTTAAGGACATGAACTTGTGA
- the CDC7 gene encoding cell division cycle 7-related protein kinase isoform X1, which translates to MEASLGIQMDEPVTFSPLCDQLQADGSLKKYEQNFKKSGIRKDIEKLYEAVPQLGHVFKIKDKIGEGTFSSVYLATAQLQVGREEKIALKHLIPTSHPIRIAAELQCLTVAGGQDNVMGVKYCFRKNDHVVIAMPYLEHESFLDILNSLSFQEVREYMFNLFKALKRIHQFGIVHRDVKPSNFLYNRHLKKYALVDFGLAQGTHDTKIELLKFVQSEAQQEISQTKSHVISGNKISLSGPATSKELDQQPITKTSVKRPYTNAQIQNKQGKDGKEGSVGLSVQRSVFGERNFNIHSSISHESPAVKIMKQSKTVDVLSRKLATKKKALSTKVTSSGAVRKTANSCPASLTCDCYATDKVCSICLSRRQQVAPRAGTPGFRAPEVLTKCPNQTTAIDMWSAGVIFLSLLSGRYPFYKASDDLTALAQIMTIRGSTETIQAAKTFGKSILCSKEVPAQDLRKLCEKLRGINANASRLTGDMQRSTCQDPNFSEKTDQKVSHLIQTSQTQHSENSFCKEDSNGCGGHYDSCTTNLEGWDEVPDEAYDLLDKLLDLNPTSRITAEEALLHPFFKDMNL; encoded by the exons GAATTAGAAAAGACATTGAGAAGCTTTATGAAGCTGTCCCACAGCTTGGTCatgtgtttaagattaaggaCAAAATTGGAGAAG GTACTTTTAGCTCTGTTTACTTAGCCACTGCACAGTTACAAGTAGGACGTGAAGAGAAAATTGCTCTCAAACACTTAATTCCAACAAGTCATCCTATAAGAATTGCAGCAGAACTCCAGTGTCTAACAGTGGCTGG GGGACAAGACAATGTCATGGGAGTTAAATACTGCTTTAGGAAAAATGACCATGTGGTTATTGCTATGCCATATCTGGAGCATGAGTCCTTTTTG GATATTCtgaattctctttcctttcaagaAGTACGGGAATACATGTTTAATTTATTCAAAGCTTTGAAACGTATTCATCAGTTTGGTATTGTCCACCGTGATGTTAAGCCCAGCAATTTTCTATATAATAGACATCTGAAAAA GTATGCTTTGGTAGACTTTGGTTTGGCCCAAGGAACCCATGATACGAAAATTGAGCTTCTCAAATTTGTGCAGTCTGAAGCTCAGCAGGAAATTTCACAAACTAAATCTCATGTAATCTCGGGAAACAAGATTTCATTGAGTGGCCCAGCAACATCTAAGGAGCTGGATCAGCAGCCCATCACAAAAACTTCTGTTAAAAGGCCCTACACAAATGCACAAATTCAGAATAAACAAGGAAAAGATGGAAAG GAGGGATCTGTAGGCCTTTCTGTCCAGCGCTCTGTTTTTGGAGAAAGAAATTTCAATATACACAGCTCCATTTCACATGAGAGCCCTGCAGTGAAA ATTATGAAGCAGTCGAAGACGGTAGATGTACTATCTAGaaagttagcaacaaaaaagaaggCTCTTTCTACAAAAGTCACAAGTAGTGGTGCAGTGAGGAAAACTGCCAATTCTTGCCCAGCTAGCCTGACCTGTGATTGTTATGCAACAGATAAAGTTTGCAGTATTTGCCTTTCAAG GAGGCAGCAGGTTGCACCAAGGGCAGGTACACCAGGATTCAGAGCACCAGAGGTCTTGACAAAGTGCCCCAATCAAACTACAG CAATTGAcatgtggtctgcaggtgtcatattCCTTTCTTTACTTAGTGGACGATATCCATTTTATAAAGCAAGTGATGATTTAACTGCTTTGGCTCAGATTATGACAATTCGTGGATCCACAGAAACTATCCAGGCTGCTAAAACTTTTG gcaAGTCAATATTATGCAGCAAAGAAGTTCCAGCGCAGGACCTGCGAAAACTCTGTGAGAAGCTCAGGGGTATAAATGCAAATGCTTCCAGATTAACAGGCGATATGCAAAGGTCTACTTGTCAAGACCCAAATTTTTCAGAGAAGACTGACCAGAAAGTTTCTCACCTCATACAAACATCTCAAACTCAGCACTCGGAAAACTCATTCTGTAAAGAGGATAGTAATGGCTGCGGGGGTCATTATGATTCATGTACTACCAATTTAGAAGGCTGGGATGAGGTACCTGATGAAGCTTATGACCTGCTTGACAAACTTCTAGATCTAAATCCAACTTCAAGAATTACAGCAGAAGAAGCTTTGTTGCATCCATTTTTTAAGGACATGAACTTGTGA